TATACCGCGACGTAAATGATTTTGGGTACTTTTTGAGTTTGTGTTCTTTAACCCGCTCATCAATAGTATCGGTTACTCCAATGTAGATTGTCCCATTTGGTCTATTGGTCATGATATAGACATACCAAAGTTTCATTTTTTCTTATAAGGAGATTCCTGCCTTCGCAGGAATTCTTATTTCCTTCCCGTACTTCCAAAACCACCGGCTCCCCTGGAAGTTTCGGACAGTTCCCCGACTTCGATCCATTCTGCCCTTTCATGTTTGGCAATCACCAATTGGGCGACCCGCTCCCCATCTTCGACCCTAAAATCATCATTGGAAAGATTGGCCAATATCACCCCTATTTCACCTCGATAATCTGCATCAATGGTGCCCGGGGAGTTTAATACGGTTATGCCCTTTTTAGCCGCCAATCCACTGCGAGGGCGGACCTGGGCTTCATATCCAACGGGAAGCTCGATAAAAAGACCTGTCTTTATAATGGCCCTCTCCAAAGGTTTCAACGTTAGGGGTTCCGAAATATTGGCTCTTAAGTCCATTCCCCCGGAAGCATTGGTCTCATAGCGGGGCAATGGGTGTTTTGACTTGTTAATAATGTTAACCTTCACGTCTTAAAAATATGGTTCTCAGTTTATCTCCTTCCAATTTGTAAATCAGCCCCAAAAATAGCAAAAGGAGCAGGCTTCCCACTACTATATTTCGGTTAAAAACATAAAAGGACAATACGGAAAAGAGAATGGAAAACCCTCCATAGAACACGATTTTACGCATATTATACGGAATGGGATAATATTTTTTACCAAAATAATAGGATAACCCCATCATACTGGCATAAGCGACAAGTGTTGCCAAGGCGGATGCCATATATCCCATTTTAGGGATAAACACAAAGTTGATGACAAGGGTAAGCAGGGCGCCAACTGAGGATATATAGGCCCCAAACCTGGTTCGATCCGTGATTTTATACCATACGGAAAGGTTGTGATAAATGCCCAAACAAAAACTGGCAAGAACAATAATCGGGACAATGGGCATGGCTTCCCAATAGGCTTCGTCCCGAACAAACAATACCTTTAGGATATCTGCAAAAACGACAACGGACAACAATATAATACTCCCTAAGATCACAAAATAATTGGTAATCTGTGCATATGCTTTTTGAGGCGCCTCGCTTTTTGAATGGCTGAAGAAAAAAGGTTCGATCCCCATTCGGAACGCCGTTCCAAATAGGGTCATGAACAAGGCCAGGCGATAACAGGCCGAATATTTTCCCACTTCACTTTTGGCCGTGTTTTCCGGAAGTAGCTGTTCCAATAAAATCCGGTCAAACACTTCATTAATGGTAAATGCAATACCTGCAAGCAGTACCGGGGCCGCATATTTCAGCATTCGCTTCCACAGACCCTTATCAAAAATATAGGTGGTCTTAAAATAACGTGGCAACATGAGAAGCAAAGTGACCCCACTGGCGACCATCATCGCTATAAAAATGTAGGCAATCTCATAATCTTCAACATAAAGTTTGCTCAATAGTGCTTCCGGGTCTTTTGAAAAAATCGCGGGAAGCCCCAGTAAAAAGAAAATGTTCAACCCAAGGTTGATCGTCACATTCAATATCTTGACTATGGCATATTGCATTGGCTTCTCATTGGCCCTGAGCCAGGCAAAGGGTATAATGACCAGGGCATCCAAAGCCAATATGAGTATGGCAAAGCGTATATACTTTGGTTCAATGGCCATAGCTTGTGAAATGGCGTCCAACGCTAAAAAACCAATCAGTACAAAAAGAAGTGTTGTTGCCGCAATCGATAGAATGGAGGTGGAAACCACGGTTTCCTTGGAAACTTCCCCGTTATAGAACCTAAAAAAAGTGGTTTCCATTCCATAGGCCAACACCACGTTGAAGATGGCGAACCAAGCAAAGATCACCGAAACCTCCCCATAGCCGGCAGTAGCCAAAATACCCGTATACAAGGGCAATAGTAAAAAGGAAAGCATTCTGGGCAATACGGTTGCCAATCCGTAGATAAAGGTTTGTTTGAATAACTTTTTAAGTGGGCCCAAATACAACTATCTTAAAACAAACCCCGAAGGGATGCTTCGGGGGTATATATGCATAAAATTAGTAATATTATCCACTACTTGTAAATCAAGGATTCTTCTCCGCTACACCTTCAATCTTTACATATTTCAGTGTTTCACCTTCCATATAGCTCAATACACATTGATCTGCGTCCAATACAAAAGGAAATTCCTTTTTAGGCTGTGGCGGTCGGTTACCTATTTCCTTTTTTGGATCCGCATGCATTATGATATCCGGTTTTTCGATTTTTTGTTCGCTGAAATTGGCCTTCGCTACCCAGCCCGTTTCCAGGCTTTCCAAGTCAATATCCGCTATTTTCCCTCTAAAAAAGGCCTGTTTGAGTTGTGCTCCGTTTAAATCCTCACTCAATATGGGGATTTCGAGTAACAGACCGGACCCCGCTTCTTCCTCACTTCCCGTCCATGGTTGACAGGTGGCCGGACCCATTTCAAAAGGGGCCTTATCCGGCAGTTTTTTTTGGGATGAGCATCCAGAGATGGAAAATCCCAGGACCAATAGTATATAAGGTATCATCTTCATAGCGTTTACATTATAGTGTTGTAAAGATATGAAACCAAAATTAGTGCCAAACCTGAAAATCCACTGGCGCCATAAGTGTATTTATTGCTATATTACTGTTCAAAGATTGTAATCCATGACCTTCCATTTAAAAGCCTTGCGGGTTCTTGTTTTTGTATTTCTGATGGTTTCCTGTGGACAACGACAGAAAACCCAAAAATCCGTCCCTGAAAGACCCAATATCCTGTTCATTATGTCGGATGACCATGCCTATCAGGCCATTAGCGCCTATCAAAACCACTTGATCCAGACCCCAAATATTGATCGTATTGCCAAAGGGGGCATCACTTTCCATAACGCCTCTGTTACCAATTCCATTTGCGCACCTTCAAGGGCGACCATCTTAACGGGCAAACACACGCATATTAATGGAAAAACGGATAATTCCCGTCCCTTTGATACCACTCAGGTCACTTTTCCAAAACTTTTTCAGGACGCCGGCTACCAAACGGCCATGTTTGGGAAATTACATTTTGGCAATAACCCTAAAGGCGTGGATGACTTTATGATCCTTCCAGGACAGGGAAATTATATCAACCCGGACTTTATAACCAAAAATGGGGATACCGTTAGAATAGAAGGTTATGTTACCGATGTCATCACGGATTTAACCTTGGATTGGCTGGATACCAAAAGGGACACCACAAAACCTTTCTTAATGATGTACCTGCACAAGGCACCGCATCGTCCGTGGTGGCCCAGACCGGATAAGTTTCAGGAATTCATAAACAAGGAGTTTCCGGAACCTGAGACGTTATTTGATGATTATGCATCCCGGGGAACGGCGGCCAAAACGGCCGAGATGAACTTGCTTCGCCATATGATGTACAGTCATGATAGCAAAATTAGACCTGAACTTGTCCAACGTATGCGGCCAGAACCTCAAATCCCAGAATTTGAAAATAGTTTTCATGGCCCCTATACCGAGCGGGCGACTCCGGAACAAAAAGCACTTTACGAGCCCATTCTCGATATCATCAACGCGGATTTCGAGGAAAATTGGCCAAAAATGGACGACACCCAGAAAATGCGCTGGAAGTACCAACGCTATATGCAGGACTATCTTGCCTGTATTTCCTCTGTTGACGATAATGTAGGTCGTGTCCTGGATTATTTGGATGAAAACCACCTATCCGAAAATACCTTGGTGGTATATACTTCGGACCAAGGATTTTATTTGGGGGAACATGGCTGGTTCGACAAGCGGTTTATTTATAATGAATCCTTTGGAACGCCCTTATTGATACGTTGGCCCAATACCATAAAACCGGGCATTACCAATGAGGAGATGGTCCAGAACCTGGATTTTGCCCAGACCCTGCTCGAGGCCGCCCAAATTGAAGCGCCCAATGACATGCAGGGCGAAAGTTTAATGCCCTTACTAACATCCAATGAGACCGAATGGAACCGTGATGCGGTGTACTATCACTATTATGAGTATCCCGCGGTCCATCAGGTAAAGCGGCACTATGGTATTGTGACCAAGGCTTACAAATTGGCCCATTTTTATTATGATGTTGATGAATGGGAACTCTACGACAGACTAAATGACCCCAACGAATTGCACAACCTCTACGAGAATCCGCAATATGCCGATGTGGTCGCAAACCTGAAATTGAAACTGGAGGAATTGCGGGAGCGCTATGGGGATTCCGATGAACTCAACCAAAAGTATATCGACATTCATCTGAAAAACAGTATGGATCCTGCTTCAAAGGAAAACAAATAGGCTTAACTATGGACTTTGCAATTCCTTAAGTGTTTCCATTTCCTTACGGACCTGGACAAAGATGAACCCCCCAAGTACCACCAATAAAACCAGGGAAGAGACTATGATGTAATTGTAAAAGCCTTTTGACAGGCTTTCTTTGAAGTCCGGGAGTAAGGTCCAAAACGCAAAGCAATACACAAGAATCAATAGGGGTGTCAATATGGTATGTACCCCTACCCTTTTCCTGTAATACCCGATAAGCCTGGCTTTAAAACTTTCAATGTCCAAGGTCATCGATAGGTTTTTCAACGTTCTCAAACTAAAAAATTCAACAAGCACTCTAACCAATAAAACAACGATCATGGCGCCCA
The sequence above is a segment of the Muricauda sp. SCSIO 64092 genome. Coding sequences within it:
- the dut gene encoding dUTP diphosphatase; protein product: MKVNIINKSKHPLPRYETNASGGMDLRANISEPLTLKPLERAIIKTGLFIELPVGYEAQVRPRSGLAAKKGITVLNSPGTIDADYRGEIGVILANLSNDDFRVEDGERVAQLVIAKHERAEWIEVGELSETSRGAGGFGSTGRK
- a CDS encoding lipopolysaccharide biosynthesis protein — encoded protein: MGPLKKLFKQTFIYGLATVLPRMLSFLLLPLYTGILATAGYGEVSVIFAWFAIFNVVLAYGMETTFFRFYNGEVSKETVVSTSILSIAATTLLFVLIGFLALDAISQAMAIEPKYIRFAILILALDALVIIPFAWLRANEKPMQYAIVKILNVTINLGLNIFFLLGLPAIFSKDPEALLSKLYVEDYEIAYIFIAMMVASGVTLLLMLPRYFKTTYIFDKGLWKRMLKYAAPVLLAGIAFTINEVFDRILLEQLLPENTAKSEVGKYSACYRLALFMTLFGTAFRMGIEPFFFSHSKSEAPQKAYAQITNYFVILGSIILLSVVVFADILKVLFVRDEAYWEAMPIVPIIVLASFCLGIYHNLSVWYKITDRTRFGAYISSVGALLTLVINFVFIPKMGYMASALATLVAYASMMGLSYYFGKKYYPIPYNMRKIVFYGGFSILFSVLSFYVFNRNIVVGSLLLLLFLGLIYKLEGDKLRTIFLRREG
- a CDS encoding sulfatase, with amino-acid sequence MTFHLKALRVLVFVFLMVSCGQRQKTQKSVPERPNILFIMSDDHAYQAISAYQNHLIQTPNIDRIAKGGITFHNASVTNSICAPSRATILTGKHTHINGKTDNSRPFDTTQVTFPKLFQDAGYQTAMFGKLHFGNNPKGVDDFMILPGQGNYINPDFITKNGDTVRIEGYVTDVITDLTLDWLDTKRDTTKPFLMMYLHKAPHRPWWPRPDKFQEFINKEFPEPETLFDDYASRGTAAKTAEMNLLRHMMYSHDSKIRPELVQRMRPEPQIPEFENSFHGPYTERATPEQKALYEPILDIINADFEENWPKMDDTQKMRWKYQRYMQDYLACISSVDDNVGRVLDYLDENHLSENTLVVYTSDQGFYLGEHGWFDKRFIYNESFGTPLLIRWPNTIKPGITNEEMVQNLDFAQTLLEAAQIEAPNDMQGESLMPLLTSNETEWNRDAVYYHYYEYPAVHQVKRHYGIVTKAYKLAHFYYDVDEWELYDRLNDPNELHNLYENPQYADVVANLKLKLEELRERYGDSDELNQKYIDIHLKNSMDPASKENK